In Blastocatellia bacterium, the genomic window TCTGGTTGGCATGCGTCGCGCGATTGTCGGCGATGAGCCGGGCATTACACGCGACCGCATTCATGGCCATGCTGAGTGGAATGGCCGGACGTTTGAGGTCGTAGATACCGGCGGCATCATTCCCGATGAGGATGCTGAAATTCCGGCGGCGATCTTGCGGCAAGCTCGCGTGGCTATCGAAGCGGCGCAGGCAGTCTTGCTGATCGTTGACGTGCGCCAGGGTGTTACGCCCGTAGACCGCGAGCTGGCTCGGCTCTTGCACAAAATGGATCGGCCTGTCATTGTCATTGCCAACAAAGCCGACCACAGCGCCTTGCAGATGCAGGCCGAAGAATTCCGCCAGCTCGGCTTCGATCAGCTCTTCGCCATCTCGGCAGAACACGGAACTAATGTCGGGGATATGCTCGATGCCTTGATGGAGATTCTCCAGTTGACGAAACCGGCCGAGCCATCAGCCGTCCAACCCGAAATTAAATTGGCCATCATTGGTCGGCCCAATGTCGGCAAGTCTACCTTAGTGAATCAACTGTTGGGGGCCGAGCGTGTCATCGTCTCAGCCCAGCCAGGCACGACCCGCGACGCTGTGGATACAACCATGAGCATGGGTGATACGCGATTTCGCATCATTGATACGGCCGGCATCCGCCGGCGCTCGCGCGTCAATCTCAAGGCCGAGCAGATCGCTGTGATGATGGCCCGCCGTCACATCGAACGAGCCGATGTAGCCGTGCTTCTGATTGACGCCGTCGAGGGCGTGACCACGCATGACGCGCGCATCGCCGGATTCACGCAAGCAGCCGGCAAGTCACTGATCATTGCTGTCAACAAATGGGACCTGGTTGAAAAGAAATCAGAGGCGGCTGCCGCTTTTGAATCGGCCATCCGCGCGCGGTTGAAGTTCCTTGAGTAC contains:
- the der gene encoding ribosome biogenesis GTPase Der, which gives rise to MDAAQLRSSAEPLVVIVGRPNVGKSTLFNRLVGMRRAIVGDEPGITRDRIHGHAEWNGRTFEVVDTGGIIPDEDAEIPAAILRQARVAIEAAQAVLLIVDVRQGVTPVDRELARLLHKMDRPVIVIANKADHSALQMQAEEFRQLGFDQLFAISAEHGTNVGDMLDALMEILQLTKPAEPSAVQPEIKLAIIGRPNVGKSTLVNQLLGAERVIVSAQPGTTRDAVDTTMSMGDTRFRIIDTAGIRRRSRVNLKAEQIAVMMARRHIERADVAVLLIDAVEGVTTHDARIAGFTQAAGKSLIIAVNKWDLVEKKSEAAAAFESAIRARLKFLEYAPILFISALSGQRTNKVLELATKAYAARHQRISTAELNRFFLRYLKEPRVLPESFKINYITQAAVDPPTFVIFTNSRRQRLPLSLERYVINRLREAYEFFATPICVKHRPKTTT